One Anas platyrhynchos isolate ZD024472 breed Pekin duck chromosome 2, IASCAAS_PekinDuck_T2T, whole genome shotgun sequence DNA segment encodes these proteins:
- the RPA3 gene encoding replication protein A 14 kDa subunit — MMEDAHEAPRHRIAAAQLAQHIGRPVCFVGRLHKVHPSGKLFVLVDGEGKQATVELSEPLDEEISGVIEVVGRVTNQATIMCMSYVQFREDKSPFDLELYNEALKIIHEFPEYFPFGTGRNN; from the exons ATGATGGAGGACGCGCATGAGGCGCCGCGGCACCGCATCGCCGCCGCCCAGCTGGCGCAGCACATCGGCCGGCCCGTCTGCTTCGTGGGGCGGCTCCACAAG GTGCACCCCAGCGGGAAGCTCTTCGTGCTGGTGGACGGCGAGGGCAAGCAGGCCACCGTGGAGCTGAGCGAGCCC CTAGATGAAGAGATCTCAGGAGTTATTGAAGTGGTGGGAAGAGTAACAAATCAGGCAACCATCATGTGCATGTCATACGTCCAGTTCAGAGAAGATAAAAGTCCATTTG ATCTGGAACTCTACAACGAAGCACTGAAAATTATTCACGAATTCCCTGAATACTTCCCATTTGGCACCGGGAGGAACAATTGA